A genomic window from Gossypium hirsutum isolate 1008001.06 chromosome D12, Gossypium_hirsutum_v2.1, whole genome shotgun sequence includes:
- the LOC121224521 gene encoding uncharacterized protein: MSLVRVQNVGLDRVSLSSRIILWLVLVVQQVALDGRFVCTRCGCDRGTGRPSGQRIVTHVESGDPARVYVVRELEDQDSTDVIVGCEAYFAYVINSVSKELRVQDIRTVRDFPNVFSKESLGLPPDQEVEFGIKLYLSTASVSIVPNRMAPKEFKKLKVKDYDLLKTAFNTQYRHYEFLMMPFGLNNTPIMFMDLMRHLFHSYLDQFMVVFIDDILEYSGSEEDHDEHFRVVLHILRDKKVVFLGYVVAAEGIRVDLKKIEAILELKSPKSVIKGRSFLGLVGYYRRFVEGFSLIAAPLTKLLRKDVDVDLRQVILTEAHSSPYVMDFRSGKMYHDLREVYWWLGLKRDVTDFVTRCLVCQKVKAELQFPSGLLQPITIPEWKWEKITIDLVSGLPLTPQGKIQYPRLTSRFWKSLQEALGSKLTFSMIYHTQTDGQFERVVQVLEDMLRSCVIEFNGSWE, from the exons ATGTCTCTGGTAAGGGTGCAAAATGTGGGACTTGACCGAGTCAGTCTAAGCAGTAGAATAATACTGTGGTTAGTGCTAGTGGTTCAGCAGGTAGCTCTGGATGGTCGATTTGTGTGCACT AGGTGTGGGTGTGATAGAGGTACTGGGAGACCAAGTGGGCAGCGGATTGTTACACATGTTGAGTCTGGAGATCCAGCTCGAGTTTACGTTGTTAGGGAGCTGGAGGATCAAGATTCGACTGATGTTATCGTAG GTTGTGaggcttattttgcttatgtgataAATTCTGTTAGTAAGGAGTTAAGAGTTCAGGATATTCGCACTGTTAGGGATTTTCCTAACGTGTTTTCAAAAGAGTCACTAGGTTTGCCACCGGATcaggaagtggagtttggaattaAGCTTTATCTTAGTACTGCATCGGTGTCTATTGTGCCCAATCGCATGGCACCAAAAGAGTTCAAGAAGTTAAAG gtgaaggattatgatttgttGAAAACTGCTTTTAATACTCAGTAtaggcattatgagtttttgatgatgccatttggactgaataATACTCCTATCatgttcatggatttgatgagGCATTTGTTTCATTCATATTTGGATCAATTcatggttgtgttcatagatgacatcttgGAATATTCTGGTTCTGAGGAAGATCACGACGAACACTTCAGGGTTGTTTTGCATATTCTTCgagataa GAAAGTGGTGTTCTTAGGTTATGTTGTTGCGGCAGAAGGGATTCGAGTGGATCTTAAAAAGATAGAGGCGATTTTGGAATTAAAGTCGCCTAAGAGTGTTATTAAAGGTAggagtttcttgggtttagttgGTTACTACCGTAGGTTTGTTGAAGGGTTTTCTCTTATTGCTGCACCCTTAACGAAACTACTACGGAAGGATGTG GATGTGGATTTAAGGCAAGTGATCCTTAccgaggcgcatagtagcccttacgtTATGGATTTTAGAAGTGGAAAGATGTATCATGATCTTAGGGAAGTTTATTGGTGGCTAGGTTTAAAACGTGATGTTACAGATTTTGTGACTCGatgtttggtttgtcaaaaggtgaaggcTGAACTTCAGTTTCCTTCGGGTTTGTTGCAACCTATTAcgattcctgaatggaagtgggaaaaaATTACTATAGATTTGGTTTCGGGTTTGCCATTGACCCCTCAAGGAAAGATTCA GTATCCAAGGTTgacttcaaggttttggaaaagtttgcaagaagctttaggatCGAAGCTTACTTTCAGTATGATTTATCACACTCAAACTGATGGCCAATTTGAAAGGGTAGTTCAAGTTCTAGAAGATATGTTGCGAAGTTGTGTGATCGAGTTTAATGGTAGTTGGGAGTGA